A single region of the Erythrobacter sp. HL-111 genome encodes:
- a CDS encoding exodeoxyribonuclease III: MLSVATWNINSVRLRLPLVGRYLAEHAPDILCLQEIKCQEDQFPAKALAEMGYEYQAISGQKGYHGVATVSRVPIREISRRDWQDNGEARHVGVEVVGRDLFLENVYVPAGGDVPDREVNAKFGQKLDFLERMARWADAVDKPTLIVGDFNIAPLESDVWSHKQLLKVVSHTPIEVEALDRFRDAHGWIDIGREHVPHPERYYSWWSYRNPNWKTNDKGRRLDHMWASPPLAAQARAHRVLEEAREWEKPSDHVPLVTEFDV, from the coding sequence ATGCTGTCCGTCGCCACCTGGAACATCAATTCGGTCCGCCTCCGCCTGCCGCTGGTCGGGCGCTACCTTGCCGAACACGCCCCCGACATCCTCTGCCTGCAGGAGATCAAGTGCCAGGAGGACCAGTTCCCGGCCAAGGCGCTTGCCGAAATGGGTTACGAATACCAGGCGATCAGCGGGCAGAAGGGCTATCACGGCGTCGCCACGGTCAGCCGCGTCCCGATCCGGGAGATTTCCCGCCGCGACTGGCAGGACAATGGCGAGGCGCGCCATGTCGGGGTCGAGGTGGTCGGGCGCGACCTGTTCCTCGAAAACGTCTATGTCCCCGCCGGCGGCGACGTGCCCGACCGTGAGGTGAACGCGAAATTCGGCCAGAAGCTCGATTTCCTCGAGCGCATGGCGCGCTGGGCGGATGCGGTGGACAAGCCCACCCTGATCGTCGGCGATTTCAACATCGCCCCGCTCGAAAGCGACGTGTGGAGCCACAAGCAGCTGCTGAAGGTCGTCAGCCACACCCCGATCGAAGTGGAGGCGCTGGACCGGTTCCGCGACGCCCACGGCTGGATCGACATCGGGCGCGAACACGTGCCGCACCCGGAACGCTATTACAGCTGGTGGAGCTATCGCAATCCCAACTGGAAGACGAACGACAAGGGGCGCCGGCTCGATCACATGTGGGCTTCCCCCCCGCTCGCCGCGCAGGCGAGGGCGCACCGCGTGCTGGAAGAGGCGCGGGAGTGGGAGAAGCCTTCGGACCACGTCCCGCTCGTCACCGAGTTCGACGTGTGA
- the ribA gene encoding GTP cyclohydrolase II, translated as MNEPPPPRPSAERRAAQAVDALRHGWPIVFGAGTAGALTLLPVETAIASGATSARLLISAARAATLKLANQREAAVPHAPVLIRGGEPFTLADATPIADPALDLANPLKGPFRAEPLAWEATARAAMELARIAGILPAFMVDPADAGEAHPVEAGDLAAYGEAARLRIVTRARLPIAASETCEIVAFRSPADTREHVALVIGRQSGERAPLVRLHSECLTGDILGSLKCDCGPQLDAALHAMAQEAERGGWGILLYLRQEGRGIGLVNKLRAYRLQDQGFDTVEANQRLGLPDEARDFPTAARMLDLLGAGAIRLLTNNPAKVDALAAAGITVAERVAHQLPENPHNARYLATKRDRSGHLLT; from the coding sequence GTGAACGAACCCCCGCCGCCCCGGCCGTCGGCAGAGCGGCGCGCCGCGCAGGCGGTCGATGCGCTGCGGCACGGCTGGCCGATCGTCTTCGGGGCAGGGACGGCCGGGGCGCTGACGCTGCTCCCGGTCGAGACGGCAATCGCGAGCGGGGCCACGTCCGCGCGCCTCCTCATTTCCGCCGCGCGCGCCGCGACCCTCAAGCTCGCCAACCAGCGCGAGGCGGCGGTGCCCCACGCGCCGGTCCTGATCCGCGGGGGCGAGCCGTTCACACTGGCCGATGCGACCCCGATCGCGGATCCCGCACTCGACCTTGCCAATCCCCTGAAAGGCCCCTTTCGCGCCGAACCGCTCGCGTGGGAGGCCACTGCCCGCGCCGCGATGGAGCTTGCCCGGATCGCCGGGATCCTGCCCGCCTTCATGGTCGATCCGGCCGATGCGGGGGAGGCGCACCCGGTCGAGGCGGGCGACCTCGCCGCATATGGCGAGGCGGCGCGGCTGCGCATCGTCACCCGCGCGCGCCTGCCGATTGCGGCGAGCGAGACCTGCGAAATCGTCGCCTTCCGCTCTCCCGCCGACACGCGCGAGCACGTCGCGCTGGTCATCGGGCGGCAATCGGGCGAGCGCGCGCCGCTGGTGCGGCTCCATTCGGAATGCCTGACTGGCGACATCCTCGGCAGCCTGAAATGCGATTGCGGGCCGCAGCTCGACGCCGCGCTCCACGCCATGGCGCAGGAGGCGGAGCGCGGCGGCTGGGGCATCTTGCTCTATCTGAGGCAGGAGGGGCGCGGGATCGGCCTCGTCAACAAGCTGCGCGCCTACCGGTTGCAGGACCAGGGCTTCGACACGGTCGAGGCGAACCAGCGGCTCGGCCTGCCCGACGAGGCGCGCGATTTCCCGACCGCGGCGCGGATGCTCGACCTGCTCGGCGCGGGGGCGATCCGGCTGCTGACCAACAATCCGGCGAAGGTCGATGCGCTCGCGGCGGCGGGGATCACCGTCGCCGAAAGGGTCGCGCACCAGCTCCCCGAAAACCCGCACAACGCCCGCTACCTCGCGACCAAGCGCGACCGTTCGGGGCACCTGCTGACCTGA
- a CDS encoding CoA transferase, whose amino-acid sequence MYNLLSDLSIIEVSSFVASPTAGLYCAQLGAEVIRVDHKAGGLDYDRYMLTKEGRSLSWENLNRAKKSVALDLRSGEGRELCVELAAKTGQLITNLPEKSFLGHDAVKAKQAAMDSAEAPDLVSVRIMGWHDGRQAMDFTVNAASGYPLMCGPEDWEMETAPPVNQVLPAWDFITGAYSAFALLAALRHRDASGEGSEVRVPLGDVAIGTLANSGTMAEMLYRGADRERLGNAIWGAFGRDFRSKDAVRFMVAALTPKQWNGLVEAFGLETPIAQLEAEVGVKFADGDRPRFEHRHRLFDLFQRVAGSHDYKALEARMAAHGCTFERYRTAHEAANDPVLVADNPLFGPSPANPSGFAYPATRSFANLPGRQPGDPAPAPYLGQHSEEVLAERLGLSSGAIGKLVDAGTVALSDANSK is encoded by the coding sequence TTGTATAACCTCCTGTCCGACCTCTCGATCATCGAAGTCTCGAGCTTCGTCGCCAGCCCCACCGCGGGGCTTTATTGCGCGCAGCTGGGCGCGGAGGTGATCCGGGTCGATCACAAGGCCGGCGGGCTCGATTACGACCGCTACATGCTCACGAAGGAAGGCCGCTCGCTCAGCTGGGAGAACCTCAACCGGGCAAAGAAATCGGTCGCGCTCGACCTGCGTTCGGGCGAGGGGCGCGAACTGTGCGTCGAACTCGCGGCGAAGACGGGGCAGCTCATCACCAACCTGCCGGAGAAGAGCTTTCTCGGCCACGATGCGGTGAAGGCGAAGCAGGCAGCCATGGATTCCGCCGAAGCGCCCGATCTCGTCTCGGTGCGGATCATGGGCTGGCACGACGGGCGCCAGGCGATGGATTTCACCGTCAACGCCGCCTCGGGCTATCCGCTGATGTGCGGGCCGGAGGATTGGGAGATGGAAACCGCCCCCCCGGTCAACCAGGTGCTGCCTGCGTGGGATTTCATCACCGGGGCCTATTCCGCCTTCGCGCTGCTGGCCGCGCTGCGCCACCGCGACGCGAGCGGCGAGGGAAGCGAGGTGCGCGTGCCGCTGGGCGATGTCGCGATCGGCACGCTCGCCAATTCGGGAACGATGGCGGAAATGCTCTATCGCGGGGCCGATCGCGAACGGCTGGGCAATGCGATCTGGGGCGCGTTCGGGCGCGATTTCCGCTCGAAGGACGCCGTGCGTTTCATGGTCGCCGCGCTTACGCCGAAACAGTGGAACGGCCTTGTCGAAGCCTTCGGGCTCGAAACGCCGATCGCGCAACTGGAAGCGGAAGTCGGGGTGAAATTCGCCGATGGCGACCGCCCCCGTTTCGAGCACCGCCACCGCCTGTTCGACCTGTTCCAGCGGGTTGCGGGCAGCCACGATTACAAGGCGCTCGAAGCGCGCATGGCCGCCCACGGCTGCACCTTCGAACGCTACCGCACCGCGCACGAGGCGGCGAACGATCCCGTCCTCGTCGCCGACAACCCGCTGTTCGGCCCGTCGCCCGCCAACCCTTCGGGCTTCGCATATCCCGCCACCCGCAGCTTCGCCAACCTGCCCGGCAGGCAGCCGGGCGACCCCGCGCCGGCCCCCTATCTCGGCCAGCATTCGGAAGAAGTGCTCGCCGAGCGGCTGGGGCTGTCGTCCGGCGCAATCGGCAAGCTCGTCGATGCGGGGACCGTCGCGCTTTCGGACGCAAATTCGAAATAG
- a CDS encoding MaoC family dehydratase N-terminal domain-containing protein, whose product MNFDAWIGRETRSRDTLTPALAARFFATFDLDPPASRLMPQGIHFCLCTPEAPTAMLGPDGHPARGGRGEDGPASFLPPLPMERRMWASSTIEFRVPLTIGAAVERISRIVSIRQKEGSSGPLAFVDVAHETRANGTLSVIETQTLVYREAAAPDAPLTPPEPGEARFDRSAWDAHRALTPDPRLLFRYSALTFNTHRIHYDAPYARGVERYRGLVVHGPLTASLLLRLAARELGENRLRMFAFRGLSPAIAGDLLHLAMREGEEGCELGAFAADGRQVMSASAKA is encoded by the coding sequence ATGAACTTCGATGCGTGGATCGGGCGCGAGACGCGCAGCAGGGACACGCTGACCCCGGCGCTCGCCGCCCGGTTCTTCGCGACCTTCGACCTCGATCCGCCCGCCAGCAGGCTCATGCCGCAGGGGATCCATTTCTGCCTGTGCACGCCCGAGGCCCCGACCGCCATGCTCGGCCCGGACGGGCACCCGGCGCGCGGCGGCAGGGGAGAGGACGGCCCGGCGAGCTTCCTCCCGCCCCTGCCCATGGAGCGGCGGATGTGGGCCTCCAGCACCATCGAGTTCCGCGTCCCGCTCACGATCGGCGCGGCGGTGGAGCGGATCAGCCGGATCGTCTCGATCAGGCAGAAGGAAGGATCGAGCGGGCCGCTTGCCTTCGTCGATGTCGCGCACGAAACCCGCGCCAATGGCACGCTGTCGGTGATCGAGACGCAGACGCTGGTCTATCGCGAGGCGGCTGCGCCCGATGCGCCGCTGACGCCGCCCGAACCGGGCGAGGCCCGCTTCGACAGGTCGGCATGGGACGCGCACAGGGCGCTGACGCCGGACCCGCGCCTGCTGTTCCGCTATTCGGCGCTCACCTTCAACACGCACCGCATCCATTACGACGCGCCCTATGCCCGCGGGGTCGAACGCTATCGCGGCCTCGTCGTCCACGGGCCGCTCACCGCGAGCCTGCTGCTCCGCCTGGCCGCGCGCGAACTGGGCGAGAACCGGCTGCGGATGTTCGCCTTTCGCGGGCTCTCTCCGGCGATCGCGGGCGATCTCCTGCACCTTGCGATGCGCGAGGGCGAGGAGGGTTGCGAACTCGGCGCCTTCGCGGCGGACGGGCGGCAGGTGATGAGCGCGTCGGCGAAGGCCTGA
- a CDS encoding acetyl-CoA C-acetyltransferase, with product MTRRAAICTPLRTPVGKFLGGLSGLDAGQLGAVILKALVERSGIDPARVDDVVFSQGYGNGEAPAIGHWSWLAAGLPLEVPGFQLDRRCGSGVQAVATAAMMVETGMADMVVAGGVESMSNVEHYTLAGRGGQRMGDITLHDRLSRGRVRSQPIERFGVITGMIETAENLAKDYGITREEADAYAVRSHLNAAKAWDEGRFDAQLVPVEVPQRKGDPVTFAKDEGFRPDASMETLGALRPIDARRDPDAIVTAGNASQQNDAAAACLVVAEDKLAELGLEPMLWFGGWAAAGCDPSRMGIGPVPAVERLFERRGFSWDDIGLVELNEAFAPQVLAVLKGWGWSQDDSRRAILNVNGSGISLGHPIGATGGRILADMAHEMHRRDVRYGLETMCIGGGQGIAAVFELAK from the coding sequence ATGACCAGAAGAGCCGCCATCTGCACCCCGCTTCGCACCCCTGTCGGCAAGTTCTTGGGGGGACTCTCCGGCCTCGACGCGGGGCAATTGGGCGCCGTCATCCTCAAGGCGCTGGTCGAGCGTTCGGGTATCGACCCGGCGCGGGTGGACGACGTGGTTTTCAGCCAGGGCTACGGCAATGGCGAGGCGCCCGCGATCGGGCACTGGTCGTGGCTCGCCGCGGGCCTCCCGCTGGAGGTGCCGGGCTTCCAGCTCGATCGGCGCTGCGGGTCGGGCGTGCAGGCGGTCGCGACCGCGGCGATGATGGTCGAGACCGGCATGGCCGACATGGTCGTCGCGGGCGGCGTGGAAAGCATGTCGAACGTCGAGCATTACACGCTGGCCGGGCGCGGGGGGCAGCGGATGGGCGACATCACCCTGCATGACCGCCTTTCGCGCGGCCGCGTCCGCAGCCAGCCGATCGAGCGTTTCGGCGTCATCACCGGGATGATCGAAACGGCGGAAAACCTCGCCAAGGATTACGGCATCACCCGCGAGGAGGCCGACGCATACGCCGTGCGCTCGCATCTCAACGCGGCCAAGGCGTGGGACGAGGGCCGGTTCGACGCGCAGCTCGTCCCGGTCGAGGTCCCGCAGCGCAAGGGCGACCCCGTCACCTTCGCGAAGGACGAGGGTTTCCGCCCCGACGCCTCGATGGAAACGCTCGGCGCGCTGCGCCCCATCGACGCTCGCCGCGATCCCGACGCCATCGTCACGGCGGGCAATGCCAGCCAGCAGAACGACGCGGCCGCCGCCTGCCTCGTCGTGGCGGAGGACAAGCTCGCCGAACTCGGTCTCGAACCGATGCTGTGGTTCGGCGGCTGGGCGGCGGCGGGGTGCGATCCCTCGCGCATGGGGATCGGTCCGGTCCCGGCGGTCGAGCGCCTGTTCGAACGGCGCGGGTTTTCGTGGGACGACATCGGCCTCGTCGAACTCAACGAGGCCTTCGCGCCGCAGGTGCTCGCCGTGCTCAAGGGCTGGGGCTGGTCGCAGGACGATTCGCGCCGCGCCATCCTCAACGTCAACGGGTCCGGCATCAGCCTCGGCCATCCGATCGGCGCCACCGGGGGGCGCATCCTCGCCGACATGGCGCACGAGATGCATCGGCGCGACGTGCGCTACGGGCTCGAGACGATGTGCATCGGCGGCGGGCAGGGCATCGCCGCGGTGTTCGAGCTGGCGAAATGA
- a CDS encoding right-handed parallel beta-helix repeat-containing protein, with the protein MTIGPAIAPPARPSALAIAIAIALTAALAVLAIPFPALLAQAPRGPFTVEETGRSYATLQRAVDAIGNARGTVTIAPGRYDQCAVQEAGVVTYVAREYGTAVLEGRACEGKAALVLRGTGAEVRGLVLRDINVGDGNGAGIRLENGALNVAFTTFADSQQGLLTGVVPNARIYITRSTFTRLGTCENSAGCAHSIYVGDVPELTVRESRFEKGTGGHYLKSRAAVNVIEGNSFDDSAGSGTNYMIDLPAGTRGRIAGNWFVQGRDKENYSAFIALGAEDRLHPSSGLEIAGNEARFVPGLRRSSAFLADWTGEEVTLAGNRLGEGIRGYERR; encoded by the coding sequence ATGACAATCGGACCCGCCATCGCGCCGCCCGCCCGGCCCTCCGCCCTCGCCATCGCCATCGCCATCGCGCTGACCGCGGCGCTGGCGGTGCTGGCCATTCCCTTCCCCGCGCTCCTGGCGCAGGCGCCGCGCGGGCCGTTCACGGTAGAGGAAACCGGGCGTTCCTATGCTACGCTGCAACGGGCCGTGGACGCGATCGGCAATGCCCGCGGCACGGTCACGATCGCGCCCGGACGCTATGACCAGTGCGCCGTGCAGGAAGCGGGCGTCGTCACCTATGTCGCGCGCGAATACGGCACGGCGGTGCTCGAAGGGCGCGCCTGCGAAGGCAAGGCGGCGCTGGTCCTGCGCGGGACGGGCGCGGAGGTGCGGGGCCTCGTGCTGCGGGACATCAATGTCGGCGACGGCAACGGGGCCGGGATCCGGCTCGAGAACGGCGCGCTCAACGTCGCCTTCACCACCTTTGCCGACAGCCAGCAGGGGCTGCTGACCGGCGTCGTCCCGAACGCGCGGATCTACATCACCCGCTCGACCTTCACCCGGCTCGGCACCTGCGAGAATTCGGCCGGGTGCGCGCATTCGATCTATGTCGGCGACGTGCCCGAACTCACGGTGCGCGAAAGCCGCTTCGAGAAGGGCACGGGCGGGCATTACCTCAAATCGCGCGCGGCGGTAAACGTGATCGAGGGCAACTCCTTCGACGATTCCGCCGGCAGCGGCACGAATTACATGATCGACCTTCCCGCCGGCACGCGCGGGCGAATCGCGGGCAACTGGTTCGTGCAGGGCCGCGACAAGGAGAATTATTCCGCCTTCATCGCGCTGGGCGCGGAGGATCGGCTGCATCCCTCATCGGGCCTCGAGATCGCGGGGAACGAGGCGCGCTTCGTGCCCGGGCTGAGGCGGTCGAGCGCCTTCCTCGCCGACTGGACGGGGGAAGAGGTGACGCTGGCGGGCAATCGCCTTGGCGAAGGGATCAGGGGCTACGAGCGACGCTAG
- the ppk2 gene encoding polyphosphate kinase 2 produces the protein MADRLKGKHYRKALAPLTAELVCMARWAKATGARIVVLFEGRDTAGKGGAIRAVRDRLDPRQCRTVALSKPSEDELTQWYFQRYVPHLPGAGEIVLFDRSWYNRAGVERVMGYASEEQVAHFLRQVPEFEKLLVDDGILLFKYWLATDQARQEERLKERLEDPLKRWKLSPVDLAAREQYDAYTDAREEMLRATHTRHAPWTLVDFNDQKRGRLTLIRDLLDRLPDTNVAPAPIAFPDLDREPKVESYAVLAPIAPYDPDGQSSD, from the coding sequence GTGGCGGACAGGCTGAAGGGAAAGCACTATCGCAAGGCATTGGCGCCGCTGACCGCGGAACTGGTCTGCATGGCGCGCTGGGCGAAGGCGACGGGCGCGCGGATCGTGGTCCTGTTCGAAGGCCGCGACACGGCCGGAAAGGGCGGCGCGATCCGCGCCGTGCGCGACCGGCTCGACCCGCGCCAGTGCCGCACCGTGGCGCTTTCGAAACCGAGCGAGGACGAGCTCACCCAGTGGTATTTCCAGCGCTACGTCCCCCACCTGCCGGGCGCGGGCGAGATCGTGCTGTTCGACCGCAGCTGGTACAACCGCGCCGGGGTGGAGCGGGTGATGGGCTATGCGAGCGAGGAGCAGGTCGCCCATTTCCTGCGCCAGGTCCCCGAGTTCGAGAAGCTGCTGGTCGATGACGGGATATTGCTGTTCAAGTACTGGCTCGCCACCGATCAGGCGCGGCAGGAGGAGCGCCTGAAGGAGCGGCTCGAGGATCCCCTGAAACGCTGGAAGCTGTCGCCCGTCGACCTTGCCGCGCGCGAGCAATACGACGCCTATACCGACGCGCGCGAGGAAATGCTGCGCGCCACCCACACCCGCCATGCGCCCTGGACGCTGGTCGATTTCAACGACCAGAAGCGCGGAAGGCTGACGCTGATCCGCGACCTGCTCGACCGCCTGCCCGACACCAATGTCGCACCCGCCCCGATCGCCTTTCCCGACCTCGACCGCGAACCGAAGGTCGAAAGCTACGCCGTGCTCGCCCCGATCGCGCCCTACGATCCCGACGGACAGTCGAGCGATTGA
- a CDS encoding acyl-CoA dehydrogenase family protein — protein MNAPISNPARTNPGMDEESFEQFAEQLQRYVRERLIPAERDVIENDRVPDDILNEMREMGLFGISVPEEYGGAGLNTRQYARVVNIMSYAAPAFRSIFSINIGMFASALKNGGTEAQRQEWYPKLIEGKIACFGLTEPGSGSDSAAMQTTAVPDPDGNGWILNGSKRYITNAPHADVALIMARTEKEALPKNAHVSAFIVPMDTRGISTGSPDRKMGQAGSHISDIMLDDVKVPGDALLGGETGQGFRFAMQSLDNGRISVGAAATAYARRALDSALRYANERKAFGEPIARFQLIQAMLADSETEIYAAECMMKDVTERVDRGENTIAKAAAFKVFASEMCGRVVDRVVQIYGGAGYLAEYDAERFYRDARIYRIYEGTTQILQLQIAKHMLREWEKVHG, from the coding sequence ATGAATGCCCCCATCTCCAATCCCGCCCGCACCAATCCCGGCATGGACGAGGAAAGCTTCGAACAATTCGCCGAGCAGCTTCAGCGCTATGTGCGCGAGCGGCTGATCCCGGCGGAAAGGGACGTGATCGAAAACGACCGCGTCCCCGACGACATCCTGAACGAAATGCGCGAGATGGGCCTGTTCGGGATTTCGGTGCCCGAGGAATATGGCGGGGCCGGGCTCAACACCCGGCAATATGCGCGCGTCGTCAACATCATGAGCTACGCCGCGCCCGCCTTCCGTTCGATCTTCTCCATCAACATCGGCATGTTCGCGAGCGCGCTGAAGAATGGCGGGACCGAGGCGCAGCGGCAGGAGTGGTATCCCAAGCTGATCGAAGGCAAGATCGCCTGCTTCGGCCTGACCGAGCCGGGTTCGGGCAGCGACAGCGCGGCGATGCAGACCACCGCCGTGCCCGATCCGGACGGCAACGGCTGGATATTGAACGGCTCGAAACGCTACATCACCAACGCCCCCCACGCCGATGTCGCGCTGATCATGGCGCGGACCGAGAAGGAGGCGCTGCCCAAGAACGCGCACGTCTCCGCCTTCATCGTGCCGATGGACACGCGCGGCATTTCGACCGGCAGCCCGGACAGGAAGATGGGGCAGGCGGGCAGCCACATCTCGGACATCATGCTCGACGACGTGAAGGTGCCGGGCGACGCGCTGCTCGGCGGGGAGACCGGCCAGGGCTTCCGTTTCGCCATGCAGAGCCTCGACAACGGGCGCATTTCCGTGGGCGCGGCGGCGACCGCCTATGCCCGCCGCGCGCTCGATTCGGCGCTGCGCTATGCCAATGAACGCAAGGCCTTCGGCGAACCGATCGCGCGCTTCCAGCTGATCCAGGCGATGCTCGCCGACAGCGAGACCGAGATCTACGCCGCCGAATGCATGATGAAGGACGTGACCGAGCGGGTGGACAGGGGCGAGAACACCATCGCCAAGGCCGCCGCCTTCAAGGTCTTTGCCTCCGAAATGTGCGGCCGCGTGGTCGACCGTGTGGTCCAGATTTACGGCGGGGCGGGCTACCTTGCCGAATACGACGCCGAACGGTTCTATCGCGATGCGCGCATCTACCGCATCTACGAAGGCACGACGCAGATCCTCCAGCTCCAGATCGCCAAGCACATGCTGCGCGAATGGGAGAAGGTTCACGGCTGA
- the phhA gene encoding phenylalanine 4-monooxygenase produces the protein MATLADTKPDFTTLPELPRDVFTAPLARPPHVGEDWLEKRQTDYTSEDNAVWNDLFARQMEILPGRACSAFMGGLDKLDLGRGGVPEFGRLSQELGALTGWSVVPVPMLIPDHVFFWHLANRRFPAGNFIRTRETFDYIEEPDVFHDVFGHVPMLTDPVYADYMQEYGRAGWKAMRYNRLKALGALYWYTVEFGLIEEEAGIRAYGAGILSGPAEARFAVEAESPNRIMLNVDRVMRTDYVISDLQPTYFVIESFEDLYRQTVERDFDRLYRNLAPGFTYANSAVIDVDNVVHRGTLEYHLRGGRGSGAVPV, from the coding sequence ATGGCCACGCTCGCAGACACCAAGCCCGATTTCACCACGCTGCCCGAACTGCCGCGCGATGTCTTCACCGCGCCGCTCGCCCGGCCGCCCCATGTCGGCGAGGACTGGCTGGAGAAGCGGCAGACCGACTACACGAGCGAGGACAACGCGGTCTGGAACGACCTGTTCGCGCGCCAGATGGAAATCCTGCCCGGCCGAGCGTGCAGCGCCTTCATGGGAGGGCTCGACAAGCTCGACCTCGGCCGCGGCGGCGTGCCCGAATTCGGCCGCCTGTCGCAGGAACTGGGCGCGCTCACGGGATGGAGCGTGGTGCCGGTGCCGATGCTTATTCCCGATCACGTCTTCTTCTGGCACCTCGCCAATCGCCGCTTCCCGGCGGGCAATTTCATCCGCACGCGCGAAACCTTCGACTACATCGAGGAGCCCGACGTCTTCCACGACGTGTTCGGCCATGTCCCGATGCTGACCGATCCGGTCTATGCCGACTACATGCAGGAATATGGCCGCGCCGGGTGGAAGGCGATGCGCTACAACCGGCTGAAGGCGCTCGGCGCGCTCTACTGGTACACGGTCGAATTCGGCCTGATCGAGGAGGAGGCGGGCATCCGCGCCTATGGCGCGGGCATCCTCTCCGGCCCGGCGGAGGCGCGATTCGCGGTCGAGGCGGAAAGCCCCAACCGCATCATGCTCAACGTCGACCGGGTGATGCGGACCGATTACGTCATCAGCGACCTGCAGCCGACCTATTTCGTGATCGAGAGCTTCGAGGATCTCTACCGCCAGACGGTCGAGCGCGATTTCGACCGGCTCTACCGCAATCTCGCGCCGGGTTTCACCTATGCGAATTCGGCGGTGATCGACGTCGACAACGTGGTGCACCGGGGCACGCTCGAATACCACCTGCGCGGCGGACGCGGGAGCGGCGCGGTGCCCGTCTGA
- a CDS encoding alkaline phosphatase yields MPLTRPFAVLLAAAAALPIAACTTTDSAARSATGTMAAGGDEAALRGGKAKNVILFIGDGMGISTITAARIYDGQKRGETGEENTLSFETFPNVALVKTYNTNAQVPDSAGTATAMHSGSKTRIGVIGIGPEAARGSCRDALAHPLPLLGEEAKEKGLALGIVSTTRLTHATPASVYARSADRDWEASVPEAEAQHGCKDIATQMVEAEWDVALGGGLGSFVGAQLGGRRPGDSAADLPAQWAERTGGTFVRDAAGLTAAPLDKPVLGLFAPSHLTFVADRGEDSKEPTLTGMTAQAIERLERDPDGYYLMVEGGRIDHAHHAGKAGYALEETVEFARAIRYAVENTDPAETLILVTADHSHVLTIAGYPRRGNDILGLVVPPGDETDSEEEPIIAGDGRPYTTLGYANGPGAIAGMAERPMPETGVGARQQATVPLGGETHAGEDVALYATGPGADRARGVIEQNVIYDIIRKALGWSR; encoded by the coding sequence ATGCCCCTGACCCGCCCGTTCGCCGTTCTGCTCGCCGCTGCCGCGGCCCTGCCGATCGCGGCCTGCACGACCACCGATTCCGCCGCCCGCTCCGCGACCGGCACCATGGCCGCCGGGGGCGATGAAGCGGCGCTGCGCGGCGGGAAGGCGAAGAACGTCATCCTCTTCATCGGCGACGGCATGGGCATTTCGACCATCACCGCCGCGCGGATCTACGACGGGCAGAAGCGCGGGGAGACGGGCGAGGAGAACACGCTCTCCTTCGAAACCTTCCCCAATGTCGCCCTGGTCAAGACCTACAACACCAATGCCCAGGTCCCCGACAGCGCCGGCACCGCGACCGCGATGCATTCGGGCAGCAAGACCCGGATCGGCGTGATCGGCATCGGGCCGGAGGCGGCGCGCGGTTCGTGCCGGGACGCGCTCGCCCACCCGCTCCCGCTGCTGGGCGAGGAAGCGAAGGAGAAAGGCCTCGCGCTCGGCATCGTCTCGACCACGCGGCTCACCCATGCCACTCCGGCCAGTGTCTATGCACGCAGCGCCGACCGCGACTGGGAGGCGAGCGTGCCCGAGGCCGAAGCGCAGCACGGTTGCAAGGACATCGCGACCCAGATGGTCGAGGCCGAATGGGACGTTGCGCTGGGCGGGGGTCTTGGCTCCTTTGTCGGTGCGCAGCTCGGCGGGCGGCGACCCGGGGACAGCGCCGCCGACCTTCCCGCGCAATGGGCCGAGCGCACCGGGGGGACATTCGTGCGCGACGCGGCCGGGCTGACCGCTGCGCCGCTGGACAAGCCGGTGCTCGGCCTCTTCGCGCCGAGCCACCTGACCTTTGTCGCCGACCGCGGCGAGGATTCGAAGGAACCGACGCTCACCGGCATGACCGCGCAGGCGATCGAACGGCTCGAGCGCGATCCCGACGGCTATTACCTGATGGTCGAAGGCGGCCGGATCGACCACGCCCACCATGCGGGCAAGGCCGGCTATGCGCTGGAGGAAACGGTCGAATTCGCCCGCGCGATCCGTTACGCGGTCGAGAACACCGATCCGGCCGAGACGCTGATCCTCGTGACGGCCGATCACAGCCACGTCCTGACCATCGCGGGCTATCCCCGGCGCGGGAACGACATTCTCGGGCTGGTCGTGCCGCCCGGGGACGAAACCGATAGCGAGGAAGAGCCGATCATCGCGGGCGACGGCAGGCCCTACACCACGCTGGGCTATGCCAACGGCCCGGGCGCGATCGCGGGGATGGCCGAACGGCCGATGCCCGAAACCGGTGTCGGGGCGCGGCAGCAGGCGACGGTCCCGCTCGGCGGCGAGACCCATGCGGGCGAGGACGTCGCGCTCTACGCCACCGGGCCGGGCGCCGATCGTGCGCGCGGGGTGATCGAGCAGAACGTGATCTACGACATCATCCGCAAGGCGCTCGGCTGGAGCCGGTGA